Proteins co-encoded in one Flavivirga eckloniae genomic window:
- a CDS encoding DUF3078 domain-containing protein produces MKRVLVIFLCFCFQLITAQPDSLFFKKKVEKRIGPEWVQKNKAKVDLSQVSFTNWNSGGSNSISGLLGFTSSANYRDKYFSWRNGVSVRYGINKQESRELRKTDDLFEINSDIGYKPDESSNWFYSAKLNFRTQLTNGYKYPDKEVPISRLLAPGYLFFGGGMEYGKDIEELSFYFSPLTLKATFVLDEDLANAGSFGVAPAVLDVDGNIIEPGERVRKEVGILMTNSYEMEVASNVNMKHKVSLYTDYVNNFGNVDLDWQIDFNFKVNNFISATLGSHLKYDDDVKTTRPTEVEGELEEAGAKVQWKQIFGVGFAVDF; encoded by the coding sequence ATGAAAAGAGTTCTAGTCATCTTTCTATGTTTTTGTTTTCAACTTATTACCGCACAACCAGATTCGCTTTTTTTCAAAAAAAAAGTTGAGAAAAGAATAGGACCGGAATGGGTTCAAAAAAATAAAGCTAAAGTAGATTTAAGTCAAGTTTCATTCACCAACTGGAATTCTGGGGGTAGTAATTCTATATCGGGGCTTTTAGGGTTTACATCTTCTGCGAATTATAGAGATAAATATTTTTCTTGGAGAAATGGAGTGTCGGTACGTTATGGGATAAATAAGCAAGAATCCAGAGAATTAAGAAAAACCGATGATTTGTTCGAAATCAACTCAGATATAGGATATAAGCCTGATGAGTCGTCCAACTGGTTTTATTCTGCCAAGCTTAATTTTAGAACACAGCTTACCAACGGTTATAAATACCCAGATAAAGAAGTGCCAATTTCTAGGTTATTAGCACCAGGTTATTTGTTCTTTGGTGGAGGAATGGAATATGGGAAAGACATTGAAGAATTGTCGTTTTATTTTTCGCCACTAACTTTAAAAGCGACTTTTGTTTTGGACGAAGACTTGGCTAATGCTGGTTCTTTTGGGGTTGCTCCAGCTGTATTAGATGTAGACGGCAATATTATTGAGCCAGGTGAAAGAGTAAGAAAAGAGGTCGGGATTCTAATGACCAATAGTTACGAAATGGAAGTAGCTAGTAATGTTAATATGAAACACAAAGTAAGTTTATATACAGATTATGTAAATAATTTTGGCAATGTGGACTTAGATTGGCAAATCGATTTTAACTTCAAAGTAAATAATTTTATAAGTGCAACTTTAGGATCTCACTTAAAGTACGACGACGATGTAAAAACAACCAGACCAACAGAGGTCGAAGGAGAGCTTGAAGAAGCCGGGGCTAAGGTGCAATGGAAGCAGATTTTTGGGGTTGGATTTGCTGTAGATTTTTAA
- a CDS encoding AIR synthase related protein, translating into MGQEVSKRYAQRGVSASKEDVHNAIKNIDKGLFPKAFCKIVPDYLTNDNDYCLIMHADGAGTKSSLAYMYWKETGDLSVWKGIAQDALIMNIDDLLCVGATDNIMLSSTIGRNKNLIPGEVLSAIINGTEELLEDLKSFGVTIHSTGGETADVGDLVRTIIVDSTVTARMKREDVIDNANIKAGDVIVGLESFGQATYEKSYNGGMGSNGLTSARHDVFSKYLAEKYPESFDASVPEELVYSGGVKLTDDVKESPIDAGKLVLSPTRTYAPIIKKILSEFSSEDIHGMVHCSGGAQTKILHFVDEFHIVKDNMFPIPPLFKLIQEQSKTDWKEMYQVFNCGHRMELYVSPEVAENIIAISKSFNVNAKIIGRVEPSKTKKLTIKSEFGEFSY; encoded by the coding sequence ATGGGTCAAGAAGTTTCTAAACGCTACGCACAACGCGGGGTTTCCGCGTCAAAGGAGGATGTACACAACGCTATAAAGAATATAGATAAAGGATTATTTCCAAAAGCATTTTGTAAAATAGTACCAGATTATTTAACAAACGATAATGATTATTGTTTGATTATGCATGCAGATGGAGCTGGAACAAAATCATCTTTAGCTTATATGTATTGGAAAGAAACCGGAGATCTTTCGGTTTGGAAAGGTATTGCCCAAGATGCTTTAATAATGAACATTGATGATTTATTATGTGTTGGTGCAACCGATAATATTATGTTGTCTTCAACCATTGGTAGAAATAAAAATTTAATTCCGGGCGAAGTACTTTCTGCAATCATTAATGGTACGGAAGAATTACTCGAAGATTTAAAATCGTTTGGGGTAACCATTCATTCAACGGGAGGTGAAACTGCAGATGTTGGAGATTTAGTAAGAACGATTATTGTAGATTCTACGGTAACGGCAAGAATGAAGCGAGAGGATGTTATAGACAATGCGAATATAAAAGCTGGAGATGTTATAGTTGGCTTAGAGTCTTTTGGACAAGCAACTTACGAAAAGTCGTATAACGGCGGTATGGGAAGTAATGGTTTAACATCAGCTCGACACGATGTTTTTAGTAAATATCTGGCAGAAAAATATCCAGAAAGTTTTGATGCATCGGTACCAGAAGAATTAGTGTATTCAGGAGGCGTTAAATTGACAGATGATGTTAAAGAATCTCCTATAGATGCAGGTAAATTGGTGTTATCTCCAACAAGAACTTATGCGCCGATTATTAAAAAAATATTATCAGAATTTAGTAGCGAAGATATTCATGGTATGGTTCACTGTAGCGGAGGAGCTCAGACCAAAATTTTACATTTTGTAGATGAGTTTCATATCGTAAAAGATAATATGTTTCCAATTCCGCCATTGTTTAAACTTATTCAAGAGCAATCCAAAACAGATTGGAAAGAAATGTATCAGGTGTTTAATTGCGGTCACAGAATGGAACTGTATGTAAGTCCGGAAGTTGCCGAAAACATTATAGCCATTTCTAAATCTTTTAATGTTAATGCTAAAATTATAGGTAGGGTAGAACCTTCAAAAACAAAAAAACTTACAATAAAATCTGAGTTTGGGGAGTTTAGTTACTAA
- a CDS encoding glutamine synthetase III family protein gives MSTLRFHAIKESLNYKAVTVEEKERRSELFGRHVFNENTMRQYLTKDAFKGVTNAIQYGKKIDRSIADQVASSMKDWALSKGVTHYTHWFQPLTGATAEKHDAFFETIGDGIGIEKFGGGQLVQQEPDASSFPSGGIRNTFEARGYTAWDPTSPAFIYGTTLCIPTIFVAYTGEALDYKTPLLRALHAVDDAATAICKYFDKNVKKVSSSLGWEQEYFLVDKMLAASRPDISLTGRTLLGHSPAKGQQLDDHYFGSIPNRALNFMRELEKECMLLGIPVKTRHNEVAPNQFELAPIYEEANLAVDHNSLLMDIMGRVASRHNFKVLFHEKPFKGINGSGKHNNWSLSTDTGVNLLSPGKTPMSNLQFLTFFINTIKAVHKNEALLRATVASASNDHRLGANEAPPAIMSVFIGEQLTKVLEELEGVTKGKLSPQEKTELKLNVVGKIPDVLLDNTDRNRTSPFAFTGNKFEFRAVGSTANCGNPMTILNTIVAKQLKDFKVEVDKLIDKKDLKKDEAIFNVLREYIKSTKHILFEGNGYGKEWEEEAKKRGLSNNKATPEALKAKVSKETIALFEEMEVMSRIETEARYEIEVEAYIMHIQIESRVLGDIARNHIVPTAVKYQNILIENVKGLKEIFDKKFSSVSKEQINLIEEISGHIEGINVNVIKMINERKKANALDDIEKKANAYCNNVKPIFDDIRYHCDKLELLVDDEIWPLTKYRELLFTR, from the coding sequence ATGTCAACATTAAGATTTCATGCCATAAAAGAGTCCCTTAATTACAAAGCAGTTACCGTAGAAGAAAAGGAGCGTAGGTCAGAACTGTTTGGTAGACATGTATTTAATGAGAATACCATGCGCCAGTATTTAACAAAGGATGCTTTTAAGGGGGTTACAAATGCAATACAATACGGAAAGAAAATCGATAGAAGTATAGCAGATCAAGTAGCATCCTCTATGAAAGATTGGGCACTATCTAAAGGAGTAACGCATTATACACACTGGTTTCAGCCATTAACTGGAGCTACGGCAGAAAAGCATGATGCCTTTTTCGAAACTATCGGTGATGGTATTGGGATTGAAAAATTTGGAGGAGGTCAGTTAGTACAACAAGAACCAGATGCATCCAGTTTTCCTAGTGGAGGCATTAGAAATACTTTTGAAGCAAGAGGATATACAGCCTGGGATCCTACATCGCCGGCTTTTATATATGGTACGACCTTGTGTATTCCAACCATTTTCGTGGCATACACAGGTGAAGCATTGGATTATAAAACCCCTTTGTTAAGGGCATTGCACGCCGTAGATGATGCCGCTACGGCCATTTGCAAATATTTTGATAAAAATGTAAAGAAGGTATCATCCTCATTAGGTTGGGAACAAGAATACTTTTTGGTAGATAAAATGTTGGCGGCCAGTCGTCCGGATATATCCTTAACCGGAAGAACGCTGTTAGGGCATTCTCCGGCAAAAGGACAACAGTTGGACGATCATTACTTTGGATCCATTCCTAACAGGGCGCTTAACTTTATGCGAGAATTAGAAAAAGAATGTATGCTTTTAGGGATTCCTGTAAAAACCAGACATAACGAAGTAGCACCTAACCAGTTTGAGCTTGCTCCAATTTACGAAGAAGCGAATCTAGCTGTAGATCATAACTCGCTTTTAATGGATATTATGGGGCGTGTGGCATCACGTCATAATTTTAAAGTATTATTTCACGAAAAACCATTTAAAGGTATTAATGGTTCCGGTAAACACAATAACTGGTCTCTATCTACAGATACAGGCGTCAATCTGTTGAGTCCCGGAAAAACACCTATGAGCAACCTGCAATTCTTAACATTTTTTATAAATACCATTAAAGCAGTTCATAAAAACGAAGCCTTATTAAGAGCTACGGTGGCTTCTGCCAGTAACGATCATCGATTGGGGGCTAATGAGGCACCACCGGCCATAATGTCTGTATTTATAGGAGAGCAGTTAACTAAAGTTTTAGAAGAGTTGGAAGGGGTTACCAAAGGGAAGTTGTCCCCACAGGAAAAAACAGAACTTAAGCTAAATGTAGTTGGTAAAATACCAGATGTTTTATTGGATAATACCGATAGAAACAGAACATCGCCTTTTGCATTCACAGGTAATAAATTTGAGTTTAGGGCAGTAGGTTCCACAGCAAATTGTGGAAACCCTATGACTATTTTAAATACGATAGTAGCCAAGCAGTTAAAAGATTTTAAAGTTGAAGTTGATAAGTTAATCGATAAGAAAGATTTAAAGAAAGATGAAGCCATATTCAATGTACTAAGAGAGTATATTAAATCTACCAAACATATTTTATTTGAAGGCAATGGGTATGGAAAAGAATGGGAAGAAGAAGCAAAGAAAAGAGGTTTAAGCAATAATAAGGCTACACCAGAGGCTTTAAAAGCAAAAGTATCGAAAGAAACTATTGCATTATTTGAAGAAATGGAAGTAATGAGCAGGATTGAGACCGAAGCACGTTACGAGATCGAGGTAGAAGCTTATATTATGCATATTCAAATTGAAAGTCGCGTTTTAGGAGATATTGCTCGTAATCATATTGTGCCAACGGCAGTGAAGTATCAAAATATTTTAATTGAAAATGTAAAAGGTCTAAAAGAAATATTTGATAAAAAGTTTAGTTCCGTTTCAAAAGAACAAATCAATTTAATTGAAGAAATTTCTGGACATATTGAGGGTATTAATGTGAATGTTATAAAAATGATAAATGAACGCAAAAAAGCGAATGCTCTTGACGATATAGAAAAGAAAGCAAATGCCTATTGCAATAATGTAAAACCTATATTTGATGATATTCGTTACCATTGTGATAAATTGGAATTGTTGGTAGATGATGAAATTTGGCCGTTAACAAAATATCGAGAATTATTATTTACACGATAA